One part of the Perognathus longimembris pacificus isolate PPM17 chromosome 10, ASM2315922v1, whole genome shotgun sequence genome encodes these proteins:
- the Pparg gene encoding LOW QUALITY PROTEIN: peroxisome proliferator-activated receptor gamma (The sequence of the model RefSeq protein was modified relative to this genomic sequence to represent the inferred CDS: inserted 2 bases in 1 codon; deleted 1 base in 1 codon) — protein sequence MGETPGDSPVDPEGHCFADTLPVAATQEAAMVDTEMPFWPTSFGLGSVDLAVMDEHPHAFDIKPFTTVDFSSISNPHYEDIPFARAEPILNTADYKYDLKLQEYQSMRFMSSLQPAEAGGAIKVEPASPPYYSEKTQLYNRPHEEPSSSLMAIECRVCGDKASGFHYGVHACEGCKGFFRRTIRLKLIYDRCDLNCRIHKKSRNKCQYCRFQKCLAVGMSHNAIRFGRMPQAEKEKLLAEISSDMDQLNPESADLRPXGQALYDSYIKSFPLTKAKARAILTGKTTDKSPYVIYDMNSLMMGEDKIKFKLITPLQEPSKEVAIRIFQGSQFRSVEAVQEITEYAKSIPGFVTLDLNDQVTLLKYGVHEIIYTMLASLMNKDGVLISEGQGFMTREFLKSLRKPFGDFMEPKFEFAVKFNALELDDSDLAIFIAVIILSGDRPGLLNVKPIEDLQDSLLQALELQLKLNHPESSQLFAKLLQKMTDLRQIVTEHVQLLHVIKKTETDMSLHPLLQEIYKDLY from the exons AAGCCGCCATGGTCGACACGGAGATGCCCTTCTGGCCCACCAGTTTCGGCCTGGGCTCGGTGGACCTGGCGGTGATGGACGAGCACCCCCACGCCTTCGACATCAAGCCCTTCACCACCGTGGACTTCTCCAGCATCTCCAACCCGCACTACGAAGACATCCCGTTCGCCAGGGCCGAGCCGATCCTCAATACGGCGGATTACAAATACGACCTGAAGCTGCAAGAATACCAAAGTATGCGGTTCATGTCCTCCCTTCAGCCCGCTGAGGCCGGAG GTGCCATCAAGGTGGAGCCGGCCTCCCCGCCTTACTACTCGGAGAAGACGCAGCTCTACAACCGGCCCCACGAGGAGCCCTCCAGCTCCCTCATGGCCATCGAGTGCCGCGTGTGCGGGGACAAAGCGTCCGGCTTCCACTACGGGGTCCACGCCTGCGAGGGCTGCAAG GGCTTCTTCCGAAGGACTATCCGATTGAAGCTTATTTATGACAGGTGTGATCTCAACTGTCGGATCcac aaaaaaagcagaaataaatgtCAGTACTGTCGGTTCCAGAAGTGCCTTGCTGTGGGGATGTCACACAACG CCATCAGGTTCGGGCGGATGCCGCAGGCGGAGAAGGAGAAGCTGTTGGCGGAGATCTCCAGCGACATGGACCAGCTGAACCCGGAGTCGGCCGACCTCCGGCC TGGCCAAGCACTGTACGACTCCTACATCAAGTCCTTCCCGCTGACCAAGGCCAAGGCGAGGGCCATCCTGACCGGCAAGACCACGGACAAATCA CCCTACGTCATCTACGACATGAACTCCCTCATGATGGGGGAAGACAAGATCAAGTTCAAGCTCATCACCCCCCTGCAGGAGCCCAGCAAGGAGGTGGCCATCCGCATCTTCCAGGGCTCGCAGTTCCGCTCCGTGGAGGCCGTGCAGGAAATCACCGAGTACGCCAAGAGCATCCCCGGCTTCGTGACCCTGGACCTGAACGACCAAGTGACTCTGCTCAAATACGGCGTCCACGAGATCATCTACACCATGCTGGCCTCGCTGATGAATAAGGACGGCGTGCTCATCTCCGAGGGCCAGGGCTTCATGACCAGGGAGTTCCTCAAGAGCCTGCGCAAGCCCTTCGGTGACTTTATGGAGCCCAAGTTCGAGTTCGCGGTGAAGTTCAATGCACTGGAATTAGACGACAGCGACTTGGCCATCTTCATCGCCGTCATCATCCTCAGCGGAG ACCGCCCGGGCCTGCTGAACGTGAAGCCCATCGAGGACCTCCAGGACAGCCTCCTGCAGGccctggagctgcagctcaagctgAACCACCCCGAGTCCTCGCAGCTCTTCGCCAAGCTGCTGCAGAAGATGACGGACCTCAGGCAGATCGTCACGGAGCACGTGCAGCTGCTGCACGTGATCAAGAAGACCGAGACCGACATGAGCCTCCACCCGCTGCTGCAGGAAATCTACAAGGACCTGTACTAG